Below is a window of Aerococcus viridans DNA.
AAATTCATTGAATTAGACGGTGTTGCCGGTGTAGTACAAAACACTACCCTAATGAATCAAATCGATACAATTGTTCATTCATTGGATAAAATCATGACTGTTCTAATTGTTGTTGCTGGTTTACTAGGTATCGTTATCCTATATAACCTAACGAATATTAATGTGTCTGAACGGATGCGTGAATTATCCACTATCAAAGTACTTGGTTTCTTTGATAATGAAGTTACCTTATATATTTACCGTGAAACGATCGTTTTAACGGCCCTCGGTATACTAGTAGGTTTCGGTATTGGTGAACTGCTCCACCAATATATTATTCGAATCGTTCCACCTGCTGATGTAATGTTTAACCCTGCACTAGCAGCGACAAGCTTTATTGTTCCAGCTGTTATTATCGGATCAATTACAGCTGTTCTAGCCTATATCATTTATAAACGTCTACAACACGTCGATATGCTAGAAGCATTAAAATCAGTCGATTAATTGGATTATTTATCCTATAAAAAAAGAATCCCTAGAAGTATGCATGTATATGTTTACTTCTAGGGATTTTTTATTAGATTTCAAAGTGTCTATGACTGATTTGACAATAGTAAATAAGAATTTAACCACCATAAGTAATGAAAAAACTTATTTCAATCTACTTTATCAAATCTTCGATACGCTTCAATTGGTTTTGATAGTTAAGATAAAGACTGGTAAACCGGTTGTCATGTTTATCGTCCCATGGTTTTGGTCCACCACAGAAATGAAGGATTACAGTATGCGACATCACCCAGTGAATATCGTGTTGGGTAAGACTTTTGGTAAAATAGCGCATATATTTACGCGTATCATAATTCCAAATTTCTTCGGGAATTTCCTTCGTATATTTGCCATACAAATGGTTTAGAATATCTTGGTCAGGTAAGAATAGTAATAGATTATATTTTTCAATCATTTGCGCAATATCTGACCATTTGACAATTTCTCTAGCCATATCTAAATCAATCACCATCACACCAGAATTATAGTATGCATGGTCAACGTCAAGTCGCATTTGGTTTACTCGGGTAGAAACGTCCGTCAACCCAACATGTGTAGCGGCTGCTAGCATATGACCGTCTAAATCTGTTTGCCACAGCTCTAATAAAGGATTAACCACTAAAATATCTGGATCTAAATAAATCACATGTTTCATTTCTTTAGGTAATATTTCACCCGCAAGTAGGCGGAAGTACATCTCTTTTGGGTACCTATCTTCAGTTTTAGCGCTATTCCATCGGCTACCATCAATTTTAATCGCTTCAAAACCAAACTGTAAATAATCCGTTAACTTCTGCAATTCTTGAATAGTATGGGTTGCAATTGATTCATGAATCAACCAGATGCGGATGGCTTGGCCTGGATTATTCTGGCGAATCGATGTTAAAGCCACTTTTAAGGGATTCAAATAGCCTTCATCTATGGTAAATAATAATTCAATCTGCTCGTCCAAGGGCATAATCCTCCAATTTCTTTCTAATATTATACATATATTAACATCTTTATGGCAATTCCGTTAGGATAGTCCGTCATTATTCACTTAGAAATAGACAAAAACCCCTCAAGTCCGGTTAACCAATCTTGAGGGGAATTTTTTTTATCCAAAGTAGATAGCAGTTTTTTTGTCTAATAAGAATGGTCTATAGTAGGCAAAGGTACTCGCTAAAGGTAGTAAATGTTCTGGTAACGCTAAACCTAATGCTTCCTTTAGATAATCCTTCCGCTTAGAAATTCTTGACCAAAGTTCTGGTTGTTTAATCTTAATTTCTTCACGTAGTGCTGCGTCTGCAACTGCAATCGTTGATTCAGCTGAAACACCATTGTGGTTTGCTTGTGAAGGTATAAAGTCTAGTTGGAAGATGTAGCCACTTTGAATCGTTGCATCAGAGTCTTTATAAAATGGTGAGCTTAGCCATTCTTCGTCAGCTACTAAATGCCCTGGGCACAAGTTCCAGCCAAAAGTAGCTTGCGGATAAAAATCACTGAATGCTTGGTAGAAATCGCCACCCTTTTTCCCGATAGTTAAATTATCTAACCACCATTTATAAGCTTGGAAATAGGGGTAAACGACTTCTTCTAAGTATCCTGGATCACGTTCAGCGAGCTGACTTTCATCTTTCACTGCATAGCCAGAACGACTAGACAAGCCACCTTTATAGGCTACAGTTAATGCAACTTTATCGCCATCATTTAACGTGTTATCAGTTGGATAAATATTAGCGCCCTTAAATCGATCACCAAAGGCTGCAATGGTCACAACAGAAGGATATTGACCATCGCGATTTAAGCGATTACCTGCTTCTAACTCACTTTGGCCAACGGCTAGCTGGTTCATTGCTTCAAGAACAGCATCAGATGCAAGGGAAGCTCCATATTCATAACGAGCGATTTCCTCTGCGTTGTTTGTTACTCGAGCACCTTCTTTTGGATGCATGTATAGTTGGGTTGCATTCACTACCTTGTCAGAACCGAAAACTTCTTGTATACCATCCACAATAAATGCTGGTACTGAATGATGGTTGTGGAAGTTGGTCATATCATTAGATAAAAGCTTCCAGTCTACTAAACCAATTTGTTTAGAAGCATCTACTTTAACGTCTTTAAGATAGTCAGCGAAAGTTTTCGTGAAATCCATAGGTTGGTTAGGCAAAGAGAAGAATGGACAAAGAACGCCTTCACTTTGTGTACGTGCCATACTGGTTTTATTGTAGTTCTCATTACCTAAAATCAGTGTCGACGTTCCGTCTTGGTTGATTACTTGGATAGCTTCTTCAAACCGTGGAATAAAACCAGTTAAATATTCAAAGTTACTACCGTGTTCTTTATCTGCATAAATCATCAATGATGAGAAGTCATATTTACGCATTAACTGAAGGACCTTGTCCTTACGTTGCGCGAAGGTAGCGTCACTTAAAATGATTGGTTGTCCAGAATTATCCTTGATTGGCGCCAATGTTTGTTTAGATTGAATCGTCATATGAAGTCTCCTTAAGCTTTTTGCGCAAATCATCAGAAAGATATGATAATTGAATGCGCTTTATTGTTCCAACATCCATCTTACCATGATTTAAAATTAAAGCTAGTCTTGTACTGTTAGAGATACTTTCATATGGATTGATGACCTATTGTTGTTTAATTTCCTTGAATAAATTAATCATTTCAATAGCATTCGTTGCATAAGTAAAACCAAGGTTACCAGCTTTAGTACCAGAGCGTTCAATGGCTTGTTCGATGTTTTCAACGGTTAAGACGCCAAATATAACAGGTAATTTGTGGGTTAAACCTACTTGAGTTACCCCACTTGAAGCTTGGTTAATAACCACATCAAAATGACTTGTAGCCCCTCTAATCACAGCACCCAGTGTAATGATCGCATCGTATTTACCTGTTTCAGCCATCGTTGCAGCCGTAAGCGGGATTTCATAGGCACCTGGCACCCAAGCTACGTCGATATTTTCTGTCAACACACCTGAACGCGTAAGGCCATCTTCACAACCACTTAGTAAGCTTTTAGTCAGAAAATCATTGAATCGAGCAATGACAATCCCAATTTTAATATCTTCTCCGTTGTACAATTTTCCTTGAATAATATTCATGCTATTTTTCCTCCATATTTTATAAGTCTAATAAATGACCCATTTTTACTTTTTTAGTGATTAAGTAGTTTTCATCATCCGGATTGGCAGCCATTTCAATACTCACACGGTTGGCTACTTGGATACCAGATGCTTCTAATTGTGCGATTTTATCTGGATTATTGGTCATCAAGTCAATGGAGGCTACCTCAAGTTCAGCCAGCATTTGTGCAGCCGTATGGTATTCTCTTAAATCGTCCGGAAAACCTAAAGCATGGTTGGCTTCGACTGTATCCAGTCCTTCTTCTTGTAATTGGTAGGCTTTGATTTTATTGATTAAGCCAATCCCGCGGCCCTCTTGTCTTAAATATAATAAAACACCTTGGCCAGCTTCGTTGATTTTCCGCAGGGCTTCATGTAATTGTTCTCCGCAGTCACACCGGTTAGATCCTAGCACATCCCCTGTTAAACATTCCGAGTGGAGTCTGGTGAGGACATTCTTTTTGCCGGAAATATCGCCTTTCACTAGGGCTACATGTTCTTGATTATCGATGTCATTAACGAAAGTATGGATGGTAAATTCGCCGAATTTGGTCGGCATCTTGGCTGTCGATTCGTGGTGGGTATGGGTTTCGGTGGCTCTACGGTAGTCTTGCAGGTCTTTAATGGTGATGACTGGCATCTGCCATTTCTCTGCTTGCTCAAGCAATTCGGCTTGGCGCATCATTGTACCGTCTTTGCGCATAATTTCTACACAAACACCCACTGGGTTCAGTCCAGCTAATTTCATCAAATCAACCGTTGCTTCTGTATGACCGTTTCGCTCCAAGACACCATTTTCTTTCGCCACCAATGGGAAAACGTGGCCCGGACGGTTAAAATCACTGGGTTGACTAGCCGGATTTGCTGCTTCACGCATGGTTAACCCGCGTTCAACTGCAGATACACCTGTGCTTGTCTCTTTATGGTCAATAGATACCGTAAATGCGGTTGTATGTGGGTCTGTATTATCATCCACCATTGGCGACAAATTCAACCGACTAGCTACTTCCTGACTCATTGGCTGACAAATCAACCCTTTAGCGTGAGTGGCCATAAAGTTGATGTTTTCAGTTGTTGCAAACTCAGCTGCACAAATTAAGTCTCCTTCATTTTCTCGATTCTCATCATCCAAAACCATAATGATTTGGCCTGCTTGTAAAGCTGCTAATGCGTCTTCGATTGTTGAAAAATCCATCTATACCTGCTCCTTCACTGTAAATTGCTCAATATACTTACCAACAATATCATTTTCTAAATTCACGATAGTGCCTACTTGATAGGTTGAAAAGATTGTTTGTTCACTCGTATGAGGAATGATTGACACTTTAAATGTATCTCCTTCAACGCCAGCAACCGTTAAACTTGTGCCATCAATAGCTATAGACCCCTTCATGATGATATAGCGCATTAATGGTTTACTTGTTTGAATCGTGTACCAATTAGCGATACCATCCGCCTCTATTGCGGTGATTTTACCAATACCATCAATATGACCACTTACAATATGACCACCGAAT
It encodes the following:
- a CDS encoding riboflavin synthase, with the protein product MFTGIIEDIGRIESIEAINNDAGFLLTIASEKIVSDVNLGDSISVNGICLTVTNFTDTNFQVEVMPETIAKTSLEGIANNSRVNLERAMKANARFGGHIVSGHIDGIGKITAIEADGIANWYTIQTSKPLMRYIIMKGSIAIDGTSLTVAGVEGDTFKVSIIPHTSEQTIFSTYQVGTIVNLENDIVGKYIEQFTVKEQV
- a CDS encoding bifunctional 3,4-dihydroxy-2-butanone-4-phosphate synthase/GTP cyclohydrolase II; this translates as MDFSTIEDALAALQAGQIIMVLDDENRENEGDLICAAEFATTENINFMATHAKGLICQPMSQEVASRLNLSPMVDDNTDPHTTAFTVSIDHKETSTGVSAVERGLTMREAANPASQPSDFNRPGHVFPLVAKENGVLERNGHTEATVDLMKLAGLNPVGVCVEIMRKDGTMMRQAELLEQAEKWQMPVITIKDLQDYRRATETHTHHESTAKMPTKFGEFTIHTFVNDIDNQEHVALVKGDISGKKNVLTRLHSECLTGDVLGSNRCDCGEQLHEALRKINEAGQGVLLYLRQEGRGIGLINKIKAYQLQEEGLDTVEANHALGFPDDLREYHTAAQMLAELEVASIDLMTNNPDKIAQLEASGIQVANRVSIEMAANPDDENYLITKKVKMGHLLDL
- a CDS encoding glycosyltransferase family 8 protein: MPLDEQIELLFTIDEGYLNPLKVALTSIRQNNPGQAIRIWLIHESIATHTIQELQKLTDYLQFGFEAIKIDGSRWNSAKTEDRYPKEMYFRLLAGEILPKEMKHVIYLDPDILVVNPLLELWQTDLDGHMLAAATHVGLTDVSTRVNQMRLDVDHAYYNSGVMVIDLDMAREIVKWSDIAQMIEKYNLLLFLPDQDILNHLYGKYTKEIPEEIWNYDTRKYMRYFTKSLTQHDIHWVMSHTVILHFCGGPKPWDDKHDNRFTSLYLNYQNQLKRIEDLIK
- a CDS encoding M24 family metallopeptidase encodes the protein MTIQSKQTLAPIKDNSGQPIILSDATFAQRKDKVLQLMRKYDFSSLMIYADKEHGSNFEYLTGFIPRFEEAIQVINQDGTSTLILGNENYNKTSMARTQSEGVLCPFFSLPNQPMDFTKTFADYLKDVKVDASKQIGLVDWKLLSNDMTNFHNHHSVPAFIVDGIQEVFGSDKVVNATQLYMHPKEGARVTNNAEEIARYEYGASLASDAVLEAMNQLAVGQSELEAGNRLNRDGQYPSVVTIAAFGDRFKGANIYPTDNTLNDGDKVALTVAYKGGLSSRSGYAVKDESQLAERDPGYLEEVVYPYFQAYKWWLDNLTIGKKGGDFYQAFSDFYPQATFGWNLCPGHLVADEEWLSSPFYKDSDATIQSGYIFQLDFIPSQANHNGVSAESTIAVADAALREEIKIKQPELWSRISKRKDYLKEALGLALPEHLLPLASTFAYYRPFLLDKKTAIYFG
- the ribE gene encoding 6,7-dimethyl-8-ribityllumazine synthase, translating into MNIIQGKLYNGEDIKIGIVIARFNDFLTKSLLSGCEDGLTRSGVLTENIDVAWVPGAYEIPLTAATMAETGKYDAIITLGAVIRGATSHFDVVINQASSGVTQVGLTHKLPVIFGVLTVENIEQAIERSGTKAGNLGFTYATNAIEMINLFKEIKQQ